The following proteins are co-located in the Legionella busanensis genome:
- the map gene encoding type I methionyl aminopeptidase yields the protein MAVTIKTSEEIEKMRVAGRLAGDVLTMIGPYVKEGVTTDELNTICHDYIVNEQKAIPAPLNYNGFPKSICTSINHVVCHGIPGKRLLKNGDILNIDVTVIKDGYHGDTSKMFFIGEPTIKGKHVVKIAHECLYIGIEMVKPGIRLGDIGHAIQQHAEKNRCSVVRDYCGHGIGAIFHEEPQVLHYGTPGTGEILQEGMTFTIEPMVNLGKHHTRLLPDKWTVVTRDHSLSAQWEHTLLVTANGVEILTLRDEEK from the coding sequence ATGGCAGTCACTATTAAAACCTCAGAAGAAATTGAAAAAATGCGTGTTGCTGGACGTTTAGCAGGCGACGTTTTGACAATGATTGGCCCTTATGTAAAAGAAGGGGTAACCACAGACGAGTTAAATACTATCTGTCATGACTATATAGTTAATGAGCAGAAAGCCATTCCAGCTCCTCTTAATTATAATGGGTTTCCCAAATCAATTTGCACATCAATTAATCATGTTGTTTGCCATGGCATTCCGGGTAAACGATTATTGAAAAATGGCGATATTCTAAATATCGATGTGACAGTGATTAAGGATGGCTATCATGGCGATACGAGTAAAATGTTTTTTATCGGTGAGCCTACAATAAAAGGAAAACATGTCGTTAAAATTGCTCATGAATGCCTTTATATCGGTATAGAAATGGTAAAACCCGGTATAAGACTTGGTGATATAGGTCATGCTATTCAGCAACATGCAGAAAAAAATCGTTGCTCAGTAGTACGCGATTATTGTGGACATGGTATTGGTGCTATTTTTCATGAAGAACCACAAGTACTACATTATGGCACACCTGGTACAGGTGAAATTTTGCAAGAAGGGATGACGTTTACTATTGAGCCTATGGTAAATCTTGGTAAACATCATACTCGTTTATTGCCTGATAAATGGACAGTTGTAACGCGTGATCATAGTTTATCAGCGCAATGGGAACACACGCTTTTAGTCACAGCTAATGGCGTTGAAATTTTAACATTGCGAGATGAAGAGAAATAA
- the glnD gene encoding [protein-PII] uridylyltransferase, giving the protein MKRNNYPLKYTLKQFKEHLAEQFNAQKSITVTAQKLVNFIDKELLKLFRKNNLHKEDCFCLIALGSYGRQELQLHSDIDILLLHADSVNDEQLHRAQAFIQNCWDNGFGISHQITTVKACADLASQDVSVISSILDMRLLGGHSKLMEELVYQTHPLHMWPSDQYFFAKQAEQQQRYCKYGETAYNLEPNVKYGPGGLRDIQILLSISKRHFIIKKLADGINYNFITDKEYEELVKCQHFLWRVRFTLHLLAGKAEERLLFDYQVKLAAFFGYRDKPHSLAIEQFMKTYFQIIKRSREINEMLLQWFSETIVHKEKQHLKPLDANFQLSNQFIEVKHAKVFANDPTCLLKLFLWIAKCPDIQGVRASTIRLIRQHLYLIGTSFRSSTTARQTFLSIFKDSINTFEALNYMNKYGVLSRYLDCFAAITGQMQYDLFHVYTVDQHTLFVIRNLVRFLDKNFAKQFPLAVELMAKIPKKEVLYLAALFHDIAKGRGGDHSELGAEEAQSFAYQHQLNPEDTNLLLWLVKHHLFMSHTAQRQDIYDPKTIHHFCLMFPKPSYLDYLYLLTVADICATNQNLWNTWKDSLLKELYRAAATAFQQQENCLNEDELISIRKQQALKLLLQELDKEEVEKLWSSFKSRYFLHETPEMIAIHTKAILTCQNYPLVSILPHYSQGGMEVFIYMPHRDDRFTIATTVLSNYQATIQEAVILTCDNQFDLDTYIILNEQHQASFTAGKIKLIEHELIKRLSDIKEIPRIAKHRLSRTLAHFKFKPSITFNDEPPYTRLFLITADRPGLLAHVSRAFTKLNIHLHNAKIVTAGEKAEDTFFISTKTDDLLTTHEQDLLRKMLLKELTSEF; this is encoded by the coding sequence ATGAAGAGAAATAATTATCCATTAAAATATACCTTAAAACAATTTAAGGAACATTTAGCAGAGCAATTTAATGCGCAAAAGAGTATTACTGTTACAGCGCAAAAATTAGTTAATTTTATTGATAAAGAACTGCTTAAACTTTTTCGCAAGAATAACCTTCATAAAGAAGATTGCTTTTGTCTTATCGCTTTAGGGAGTTATGGAAGACAAGAACTTCAACTTCATTCTGATATAGATATTTTATTACTGCATGCAGACTCTGTGAATGACGAACAGTTACATCGTGCACAAGCCTTTATTCAGAATTGCTGGGATAATGGCTTTGGTATTAGCCATCAAATTACAACAGTTAAAGCCTGTGCTGATTTAGCTAGTCAAGATGTTAGCGTTATCTCCAGTATTTTAGATATGCGCCTGTTAGGCGGGCATAGTAAATTAATGGAAGAATTAGTTTATCAAACTCACCCACTACACATGTGGCCAAGCGATCAATACTTTTTTGCTAAGCAAGCTGAACAGCAGCAGCGTTACTGTAAATATGGCGAGACAGCTTATAATTTAGAACCTAATGTTAAATATGGGCCAGGTGGTTTACGCGATATTCAAATTCTACTTAGCATTAGTAAACGTCATTTCATCATTAAAAAATTAGCTGATGGTATTAATTATAATTTTATTACTGATAAGGAATATGAAGAACTAGTTAAATGCCAACACTTTCTTTGGCGAGTTCGTTTTACCCTTCATTTATTGGCAGGCAAAGCAGAAGAGCGTTTGCTATTTGACTATCAAGTTAAATTAGCAGCCTTCTTTGGCTATCGAGATAAACCCCATTCATTAGCCATCGAGCAGTTTATGAAAACCTATTTTCAGATAATCAAACGTAGCCGAGAAATTAATGAAATGCTATTACAATGGTTTTCAGAAACGATTGTTCATAAAGAAAAACAACACCTTAAACCCTTAGATGCTAATTTTCAACTTTCTAATCAGTTTATTGAAGTAAAGCATGCTAAAGTTTTCGCTAATGATCCTACATGTTTATTAAAACTATTTTTATGGATTGCTAAATGTCCAGATATCCAAGGCGTTCGTGCAAGTACTATTCGTTTAATCAGACAACACCTTTACTTAATCGGCACGAGTTTTCGCTCATCGACAACTGCAAGACAAACTTTCTTATCTATTTTTAAAGATTCAATTAATACATTTGAAGCCTTAAATTACATGAATAAATATGGCGTCTTAAGTCGTTATCTTGACTGTTTCGCTGCAATTACAGGTCAGATGCAATATGATTTATTCCATGTATATACAGTCGATCAGCACACTTTATTTGTTATCCGCAATTTAGTTCGCTTTTTAGATAAGAATTTTGCTAAGCAGTTTCCGCTCGCTGTAGAACTTATGGCGAAAATACCTAAAAAAGAGGTTCTATATCTAGCAGCATTATTTCATGATATTGCAAAAGGGCGTGGAGGTGATCACTCTGAATTAGGCGCTGAAGAAGCTCAATCATTTGCTTATCAACATCAATTAAATCCAGAAGATACAAACTTACTTCTCTGGCTTGTTAAACACCATTTATTTATGTCTCATACCGCACAACGCCAAGATATCTATGATCCTAAAACCATCCATCATTTTTGTCTTATGTTTCCTAAGCCAAGCTACCTTGACTATCTTTACTTATTGACAGTCGCTGATATTTGCGCAACAAACCAAAACTTATGGAATACTTGGAAAGATTCCTTGTTAAAAGAGTTATATCGTGCAGCAGCAACAGCCTTTCAACAGCAAGAAAATTGTTTAAACGAGGATGAACTTATTAGTATACGTAAGCAGCAAGCCCTTAAGTTATTGCTGCAGGAATTAGATAAAGAAGAAGTTGAAAAACTGTGGTCATCATTTAAAAGTAGATATTTTCTCCATGAAACACCAGAGATGATTGCAATTCATACTAAAGCTATTTTAACTTGTCAAAACTATCCTTTAGTTTCAATCTTACCGCACTATAGTCAAGGTGGAATGGAAGTTTTTATTTATATGCCACACCGCGATGATAGGTTTACTATTGCCACTACCGTGTTAAGTAATTATCAAGCAACCATTCAGGAAGCAGTCATTTTAACCTGCGATAATCAATTTGATTTAGATACCTACATTATTTTAAACGAACAACATCAAGCTTCTTTTACTGCTGGAAAAATAAAATTAATTGAACATGAATTAATTAAGCGATTAAGTGATATTAAAGAAATACCTAGAATTGCTAAGCATCGATTGTCCCGAACCTTAGCTCATTTTAAGTTCAAACCCAGTATTACCTTTAATGATGAGCCTCCTTATACTCGCTTATTTCTTATAACAGCAGATAGGCCAGGTTTACTAGCACATGTTAGCCGTGCTTTCACGAAACTAAATATTCATCTGCATAATGCTAAAATAGTCACTGCAGGCGAAAAAGCTGAAGACACCTTCTTTATTTCAACTAAAACAGATGACTTACTTACTACACATGAGCAAGATTTATTACGTAAAATGTTGCTGAAAGAATTAACAAGTGAATTTTAA
- the tadA gene encoding tRNA adenosine(34) deaminase TadA: MGINQDKHWMREAYLQALKAYKLHEVPIGAIVVVDNQLIAHGHNRTITDKDPCAHAEICALRAAAMHLGNHRLTQATLYVTLEPCVMCAGAMVQARIKRVVFATRDFKAGAAGSVYNLLQGYPLNHQIQIDEGVLEKECSVLLSDFFKLRR, from the coding sequence ATGGGAATAAATCAAGACAAACATTGGATGCGCGAAGCGTATTTGCAAGCGCTTAAAGCGTATAAGTTACATGAAGTTCCCATAGGAGCTATTGTTGTTGTAGATAATCAATTGATAGCACATGGCCATAATCGTACTATTACTGATAAAGATCCATGTGCACACGCTGAAATTTGTGCCTTGCGTGCAGCTGCCATGCATTTAGGCAATCATCGCCTTACACAAGCGACCCTGTATGTCACTTTAGAGCCTTGTGTAATGTGTGCAGGTGCTATGGTACAAGCTCGTATTAAGCGAGTAGTTTTTGCAACACGAGATTTTAAAGCTGGCGCTGCAGGCTCTGTTTATAATTTATTACAGGGTTATCCCCTCAATCATCAAATTCAAATAGATGAAGGTGTTTTAGAGAAAGAATGTTCTGTATTACTTAGCGACTTTTTTAAGCTGCGTCGTTAA
- the guaA gene encoding glutamine-hydrolyzing GMP synthase, with protein MTVSKKRPLLILDFGSQYTQLIARRVREMGVYCEIHSFNIDKEVFESLSPCGIILSGGPATASAESTPKAQSWVFQANIPVLGICYGMQLMAVQLGGEVQSSPIREFGYAELRLHGHSKLLTNIEDRTTINGEALLDVWMSHGDKVTSLPPGFKVICETRNAPIAGMACEERGLYGLQFHPEVTHTTQGLRILERFVVEICNAVNDWTPTNIIEESILDIRKKVGQDHVLLGLSGGVDSSVVAALLHKAIGDQLTCVFVNTGLLRLDEPEQVLSMFGRHLGIRIIAVNAEEQFLKALEGITCPEQKRKIIGHTFIDVFDNEAQKIPEVKWLAQGTIYPDVIESAATYTKEASVVIKSHHNVGGLPETLNLKLLEPIRELFKDEVRKIGLELGLPYDMVYRHPFPGPGLGVRILGEVKKEYADILRRADAIFLEELYKVDLYHKVSQAFAVFLPIKSVGVMGDGRRYDFVICLRAVETIDFMTAHWAHLPWDFLGQVSNRIINEVPGVSRVTYDISGKPPATIEWE; from the coding sequence ATGACAGTAAGTAAAAAGCGACCCCTACTAATCCTTGATTTTGGTTCTCAATACACCCAATTAATTGCTAGACGCGTTCGAGAAATGGGCGTTTATTGTGAAATTCATTCTTTTAATATTGATAAAGAAGTTTTCGAGTCATTATCACCTTGCGGTATTATTTTATCTGGCGGACCTGCTACCGCTAGTGCAGAGTCAACGCCAAAAGCACAAAGTTGGGTTTTTCAAGCAAATATTCCTGTTTTAGGGATATGCTATGGTATGCAGTTAATGGCTGTTCAACTAGGTGGGGAGGTCCAATCGTCACCAATTCGAGAATTTGGTTATGCTGAGCTTCGTTTGCATGGACATTCTAAGTTATTAACAAATATAGAAGACCGAACAACCATCAATGGCGAAGCCTTACTTGATGTTTGGATGAGTCATGGTGATAAAGTCACTTCCTTACCGCCAGGGTTTAAAGTCATTTGTGAAACACGTAATGCGCCTATTGCTGGCATGGCTTGTGAAGAACGAGGCTTGTATGGTTTGCAGTTTCATCCGGAAGTTACTCACACCACTCAAGGTTTGCGTATTCTTGAGCGCTTTGTGGTAGAAATTTGTAACGCTGTTAATGATTGGACGCCAACTAATATTATCGAAGAATCAATTCTTGATATTCGTAAAAAAGTTGGGCAAGATCATGTCCTTTTAGGTCTCTCAGGCGGTGTTGACTCGTCAGTGGTTGCCGCATTACTACATAAAGCAATTGGTGATCAGTTAACCTGCGTTTTTGTCAATACAGGCTTATTACGACTTGATGAGCCAGAACAAGTGTTATCAATGTTTGGCCGTCATCTTGGTATTCGAATTATTGCAGTTAATGCAGAAGAGCAATTTTTAAAAGCGCTAGAAGGAATAACTTGTCCTGAACAAAAACGAAAAATTATTGGCCACACTTTCATTGACGTATTTGACAATGAAGCACAAAAGATTCCTGAAGTTAAATGGCTGGCTCAGGGAACGATTTATCCTGATGTAATAGAATCAGCAGCGACTTATACTAAAGAGGCGTCTGTGGTTATTAAATCTCATCATAATGTAGGTGGTTTGCCTGAAACATTAAATTTGAAGTTGCTTGAACCCATTCGTGAGTTATTTAAAGATGAAGTCAGAAAAATTGGTTTAGAGCTTGGTCTTCCTTATGATATGGTTTATAGGCATCCTTTTCCAGGCCCAGGTTTGGGCGTGCGTATTCTTGGTGAAGTTAAAAAGGAATATGCTGATATTTTGCGTCGAGCAGATGCCATTTTCTTAGAGGAATTATATAAAGTAGATCTTTATCATAAAGTTAGTCAAGCCTTTGCTGTTTTCTTACCTATAAAAAGTGTTGGCGTGATGGGCGATGGGCGACGTTATGATTTTGTTATTTGTTTACGCGCTGTTGAAACAATTGATTTTATGACGGCACATTGGGCTCATTTACCTTGGGATTTTTTAGGACAAGTTTCTAATCGAATTATTAATGAAGTTCCTGGTGTTTCTCGGGTAACTTATGACATTTCGGGAAAGCCGCCAGCAACGATTGAATGGGAATAA
- the guaB gene encoding IMP dehydrogenase: MSLSILQQALTFDDVLLVPAHSQVLPKEVLLKTQLTREIQLNIPLISAAMDTVTEARLAIAMAQEGGIGIIHKNMSIAAQAEEVRKVKKFESGMVKDPIYVSPNLTVKELLEVMAKHSFSGVPVVEGDLLVGIVTSRDIRFETNFSLPVSAVMTPKERLVTVKEGASREEIRSLLHKHRLEKLLVVNEAFNLRGLITVKDIQKAKENPFACKDGAEQLRVGAAVGVGEGTDQRVAALVDAGVDVLTVDTAHGHSQGVIDRVAWIKKHFPNVQVIGGNIATAAAARALMEAGVDAVKVGIGPGSICTTRIVTGVGVPQITAITNVAEGLKGSGIPIIADGGIRFSGDMCKALAAGAHTVMLGNLFAGTEESPGELEFYQGRTYKSYRGMGSIGAMAQAQGSSDRYFQDLTQGSDKLVPEGIEGRVAYKGPVQGIIHQMIGGLRSCMGYTGCASIKVLHEKAQFVQVTNAGMRESHVHDVNIIKQAPNYQVDN; the protein is encoded by the coding sequence ATGTCGCTTTCCATTTTGCAACAGGCATTGACTTTCGATGATGTATTATTAGTTCCTGCTCATTCGCAGGTGCTTCCAAAGGAAGTGTTGTTAAAGACACAACTAACCCGTGAAATTCAGCTAAATATTCCCTTAATTTCTGCCGCTATGGATACTGTGACTGAAGCAAGATTAGCTATTGCAATGGCGCAAGAAGGCGGTATAGGCATTATTCATAAAAATATGAGTATTGCAGCACAAGCTGAGGAAGTCCGTAAGGTGAAAAAATTTGAAAGTGGGATGGTTAAAGATCCTATTTATGTTTCACCTAATTTAACAGTTAAAGAATTGTTAGAAGTGATGGCTAAGCATAGCTTCTCAGGTGTTCCTGTGGTTGAAGGCGATTTGCTCGTGGGGATAGTTACTAGCCGCGATATTCGTTTTGAAACAAATTTCTCTTTACCAGTATCAGCTGTTATGACTCCTAAGGAACGATTAGTTACTGTAAAAGAAGGCGCTAGTCGAGAAGAAATTCGTAGTCTCCTACATAAACATCGATTAGAAAAGTTATTAGTTGTCAATGAAGCATTTAATCTACGCGGCTTAATTACTGTAAAAGATATTCAAAAAGCGAAAGAAAACCCTTTTGCTTGTAAAGACGGAGCGGAGCAACTACGGGTAGGGGCTGCCGTTGGTGTTGGAGAGGGTACTGACCAGCGTGTAGCTGCACTAGTTGACGCTGGCGTAGATGTTTTAACAGTTGATACTGCTCATGGCCATTCACAAGGGGTAATAGATAGAGTAGCTTGGATTAAGAAGCATTTCCCTAATGTTCAAGTAATTGGCGGTAATATTGCCACCGCTGCTGCTGCCCGCGCGCTTATGGAAGCGGGGGTGGATGCCGTTAAAGTTGGTATTGGTCCTGGTTCCATTTGTACAACTAGAATTGTTACCGGCGTAGGTGTGCCACAGATCACAGCTATTACTAATGTTGCAGAAGGCTTAAAAGGAAGTGGTATTCCTATCATTGCCGATGGTGGCATTCGTTTCTCTGGTGACATGTGCAAAGCCTTAGCTGCAGGCGCGCATACTGTCATGCTTGGTAATCTTTTTGCTGGTACGGAAGAATCCCCAGGTGAGCTTGAATTTTATCAAGGTCGAACATATAAAAGTTATCGTGGAATGGGTTCAATTGGTGCGATGGCACAGGCGCAAGGTTCAAGTGATCGTTATTTTCAAGATTTAACGCAAGGTAGTGATAAACTTGTGCCTGAGGGTATTGAAGGCCGTGTGGCTTATAAAGGTCCCGTACAAGGTATTATTCATCAAATGATTGGCGGTTTACGTTCTTGTATGGGTTATACTGGCTGTGCATCTATTAAAGTGCTGCATGAAAAGGCACAATTTGTTCAAGTAACCAATGCCGGTATGCGTGAATCGCATGTACACGATGTTAATATTATTAAACAAGCTCCTAATTACCAGGTTGATAATTAG
- the panD gene encoding aspartate 1-decarboxylase translates to MFYRRMLKSKIHRAYVTHADLDYEGSITISPQLLAAANILPFEAVQVWNVTAGTRFETYAIEGESETSAICVNGAAAHLVTPGDIIIIASFIQLAEEDCKRHQPTAVFVTDKNRLLEIRPEVPALLNLD, encoded by the coding sequence ATGTTTTATCGTCGTATGTTAAAGTCTAAAATTCATCGGGCATATGTTACTCACGCTGATTTAGATTATGAGGGAAGTATAACTATTTCTCCTCAATTATTAGCAGCAGCTAATATACTTCCTTTTGAAGCGGTACAAGTTTGGAATGTCACAGCAGGAACACGTTTTGAAACATATGCAATTGAAGGAGAATCTGAAACATCTGCCATTTGTGTGAACGGTGCCGCAGCGCATTTAGTAACGCCAGGCGACATTATTATTATTGCTTCTTTTATTCAATTAGCAGAAGAAGATTGTAAAAGACATCAACCTACGGCCGTCTTTGTAACTGATAAAAATAGGCTTTTAGAGATTAGGCCTGAGGTCCCTGCTTTACTAAACTTAGATTAA
- the minD gene encoding septum site-determining protein MinD: MAKIIVVTSGKGGVGKTTTSAAISSGLALQGHKTVVVDFDIGLRNLDIIMGCERRVVFDFVNVINGEASLNQALIKDKRIPQLCILPASQTRDKDALTLEGVGKVLTDLSAEFDYIVCDSPAGIETGALMAMYYADHAIVVTNPEVSSVRDSDRILGILASKTKRAIENDSPVQEHLLLTRYDPIRVEKGEMLSVEDVKEILAIPLIGVVPESKAVLKASNTGTPVILDEVSDAGLAYKDAIARFLGESRPMRFISPERKGLLRRLFSKNKEDVPA, from the coding sequence TTGGCTAAGATTATAGTTGTCACCTCAGGTAAAGGCGGGGTAGGGAAAACCACAACTTCTGCAGCAATCTCTTCAGGCCTAGCACTACAAGGCCATAAAACTGTTGTTGTAGATTTTGATATAGGACTTAGAAATTTAGATATTATTATGGGGTGTGAACGCCGGGTAGTGTTTGATTTTGTTAATGTTATTAATGGAGAGGCAAGCCTTAACCAAGCTTTAATTAAAGATAAGCGCATTCCTCAACTATGTATTTTGCCTGCTTCACAAACACGGGATAAAGATGCATTGACTTTAGAAGGTGTAGGTAAGGTTTTGACAGATCTTTCTGCTGAATTTGATTATATCGTTTGTGATTCTCCTGCAGGAATTGAAACTGGTGCGCTTATGGCAATGTATTATGCAGATCATGCCATTGTGGTTACCAATCCTGAGGTATCTTCAGTTAGAGATTCTGATAGGATTCTCGGTATCTTAGCAAGTAAGACTAAACGCGCAATTGAAAACGATAGCCCTGTTCAGGAGCATTTACTTTTAACCCGCTATGATCCTATAAGAGTTGAAAAAGGTGAAATGTTGTCAGTAGAAGATGTCAAAGAAATCCTTGCTATTCCTCTTATTGGTGTTGTACCTGAATCTAAAGCTGTATTAAAAGCCTCTAATACAGGCACACCTGTCATCCTTGATGAAGTTAGCGATGCAGGCCTTGCTTACAAAGATGCTATAGCTCGCTTTTTAGGTGAAAGCAGACCTATGCGTTTTATCAGTCCGGAGCGTAAAGGATTACTACGCCGGCTATTTAGTAAAAACAAGGAGGATGTTCCAGCATGA
- the minE gene encoding cell division topological specificity factor MinE, with protein MSIFSYLKKRTSTASVAKERLQIIISHERTQRSTPDYLPKLQEEILTVIAKYIPITRDKVSVNLERMGDNAVLELNVTMPDEALEEA; from the coding sequence ATGAGCATATTTAGCTATTTAAAAAAAAGAACTAGCACAGCCTCTGTTGCTAAAGAAAGACTACAAATTATTATTTCACATGAGCGTACTCAACGAAGTACGCCTGACTACTTACCTAAACTCCAAGAAGAAATACTAACTGTCATTGCTAAATATATTCCTATAACTCGTGATAAAGTTAGTGTTAACTTGGAGCGTATGGGCGATAATGCTGTCTTGGAACTAAATGTTACTATGCCAGATGAAGCCCTTGAAGAAGCTTAG
- a CDS encoding SDR family oxidoreductase, with protein MEKKPLVVITGASKGIGRALAIKFAKEDYPCLLISRHITPIDELLGNKHVHYDNVDITDYAVFAKAIREVEKTYGKTECLINNAGHLKVGDFSNLPIETCHYELDVLVKGVINGIKIVLPDMASRKTGSIINISSAGDRKPYPTAVVYHASKHAVRCISESLQMAEAKNNVRVMNIAPGLIKTNIHENMGISFEEYCSILGNPTFIDPMELAEIIYFCFKLPQKICIRDILIMPTDCNF; from the coding sequence ATGGAAAAAAAACCACTCGTCGTGATTACTGGTGCTAGTAAAGGGATAGGTAGGGCATTAGCAATTAAATTTGCTAAGGAAGATTATCCTTGTTTATTAATAAGTCGTCACATTACCCCTATAGATGAATTATTAGGCAATAAACATGTTCACTACGACAATGTAGATATAACCGATTATGCAGTTTTTGCAAAAGCCATTAGAGAAGTTGAAAAAACTTATGGTAAAACTGAATGTCTGATTAATAATGCAGGTCATCTTAAAGTAGGTGATTTTAGCAATTTACCAATTGAAACTTGTCATTATGAATTAGATGTATTAGTCAAAGGTGTTATTAACGGTATTAAAATTGTATTACCAGACATGGCTTCGCGTAAAACAGGCAGTATTATTAATATTAGCTCAGCCGGCGATCGCAAACCCTATCCAACAGCCGTCGTTTACCATGCAAGTAAACACGCTGTACGCTGTATTTCAGAAAGTTTACAGATGGCTGAAGCTAAAAATAATGTTCGAGTCATGAATATAGCACCTGGACTAATAAAAACAAATATTCATGAAAATATGGGTATTAGTTTCGAAGAATATTGCTCAATATTAGGTAATCCTACCTTTATTGACCCAATGGAATTAGCTGAAATAATTTACTTTTGTTTTAAATTGCCTCAGAAAATTTGTATTCGCGATATATTAATTATGCCCACTGATTGTAATTTTTAA